Proteins from a genomic interval of Salinarchaeum sp. Harcht-Bsk1:
- a CDS encoding class I tRNA ligase family protein: MRRHYDHARVQEYWQHVWEREDVYRCPDSAEDPTYVLGMFPYTSGSLHMGHVRNYAITDAYARFRRMQGDTVLHPMGWDAFGLPAENAAHERLTDPESWTRSCIERMRDDMEELGFGYDWEREITTCDPSYYRWNQWLFTRFYEEGLVDYRDATVNWCPDCETVLADAQVETADEQGFPDAGSDPLEDPLDPAAARAETGDASDAEPEADDAGAHDHDADDDAGVCWRCGTPVVTRDLEQWFLRTTEYAEELDDGLDELDAWPEGVRNIQADWIGRQEGAEVTFDVPAFGDLAVFSARLDTVHGATYVAVSPGHDLARQRADEDDAFAADLESLRQADHAEDTAGVDTGLTAIHPLTGDELPIYAAPYVLEDVGTGALMGVPAHDERDHAFASDHGLPIEPVVAESADAPITDADQLPFTEDGVLTDAAGEYAGLESAEARERLLADLDAAAESTTYRLRDWLISRQRYWGTPIPIVHCAECGRVPVPDEDLPVELPEFEHTTGNPLDAAEDWKQTECPECGGPAERETDTMDTFVDSSWYFMRYLSPDLDSAPFDADLAEEWLPVDVYVGGEEHAVLHLLYIRFFARALADIGLATHREPVQRLVNQGTVLHSGRQMSEASDNVVAPHEYGPETTRLFILSAAHPERDFEWTARNVGAAYDLQQDVHGMVVDFLQRTEVRRDREPRDDHLDRAVDRAIDAVADHYESFRFHRAVTEIRELASLCNRYSAYGLPHDDGYERALQAIAALIAPLTPYLGEELWNLLRADGLVVEADWPEPETDVPTEDRAAERRLVDDVLADVREIVDVVDIDDPEHVELVVAQDWKYRAYEIAQEAGRDEPIVGNIRADEGVPDTDAAAAFAGDLASEGQGLEPVVDGERALELLADAAWLLDDEFGAEVTVRRAEDGEDLAAKAAPRKPAIHVE; this comes from the coding sequence ATGCGCCGACACTACGACCACGCGCGGGTCCAGGAGTACTGGCAGCACGTCTGGGAGCGCGAGGACGTCTACCGCTGCCCGGATTCGGCCGAGGATCCCACCTACGTCCTCGGGATGTTCCCCTACACCTCCGGGAGCCTGCACATGGGCCACGTCCGGAACTACGCGATCACGGACGCCTACGCCAGATTCCGGCGGATGCAGGGCGACACGGTGCTCCACCCGATGGGCTGGGACGCGTTCGGCCTGCCCGCCGAAAACGCGGCTCACGAGCGACTGACGGATCCCGAATCGTGGACTCGTTCGTGCATCGAGCGGATGCGCGACGACATGGAGGAACTGGGCTTCGGCTACGACTGGGAGCGGGAGATCACGACCTGCGACCCGTCCTACTACCGCTGGAACCAGTGGCTGTTCACCCGCTTCTACGAGGAAGGCCTCGTCGACTACCGCGACGCGACGGTCAACTGGTGTCCGGATTGCGAGACGGTCCTGGCCGATGCGCAGGTCGAAACCGCCGACGAGCAGGGGTTCCCCGACGCCGGTTCAGACCCGCTCGAAGATCCGCTCGATCCTGCCGCAGCCCGGGCTGAAACCGGAGACGCGTCCGACGCGGAACCCGAGGCAGACGACGCCGGTGCCCACGATCACGACGCCGACGACGATGCGGGCGTCTGCTGGCGCTGTGGCACGCCGGTCGTCACGCGCGATCTCGAGCAGTGGTTCCTCCGGACGACCGAGTACGCCGAGGAACTCGACGACGGCCTCGACGAACTCGACGCGTGGCCGGAGGGCGTCCGGAACATCCAGGCGGATTGGATCGGTCGCCAGGAGGGCGCGGAGGTCACCTTCGACGTCCCCGCATTCGGCGACCTCGCCGTCTTCTCCGCTCGTCTCGACACGGTCCACGGCGCGACCTACGTCGCGGTCTCGCCGGGCCACGACCTCGCTCGCCAGCGCGCCGACGAAGACGACGCGTTCGCCGCAGACCTCGAATCCCTTCGCCAGGCCGACCACGCCGAGGACACCGCCGGCGTCGACACCGGACTCACCGCGATCCATCCGCTCACCGGCGACGAACTGCCGATCTACGCCGCGCCGTACGTCCTCGAGGACGTCGGAACCGGCGCGCTGATGGGGGTCCCGGCGCACGACGAGCGCGACCACGCCTTCGCGAGCGATCACGGACTCCCGATCGAGCCCGTCGTCGCGGAGTCCGCGGATGCACCGATCACCGACGCCGACCAGCTCCCGTTCACCGAGGACGGCGTTCTCACAGACGCAGCCGGCGAGTACGCCGGCCTCGAGAGCGCCGAGGCCCGCGAACGGCTCCTCGCGGACCTCGACGCCGCAGCGGAGTCGACGACCTACCGCCTCCGCGACTGGCTCATCTCGCGACAGCGCTACTGGGGTACCCCGATCCCGATCGTCCACTGCGCAGAGTGCGGTCGCGTGCCCGTTCCGGACGAGGACCTTCCCGTCGAACTGCCCGAGTTCGAGCACACGACGGGCAACCCGCTCGACGCGGCGGAGGACTGGAAACAGACCGAGTGCCCCGAGTGCGGCGGCCCCGCCGAGCGCGAGACGGACACGATGGACACGTTCGTCGACTCCTCGTGGTACTTCATGCGGTACCTCTCGCCGGACCTCGATTCCGCACCCTTCGACGCCGACCTCGCCGAGGAGTGGCTCCCCGTCGACGTCTACGTCGGCGGCGAGGAGCACGCCGTGCTCCACCTCCTCTACATCCGCTTCTTCGCCCGTGCCCTCGCCGATATCGGCCTCGCGACTCACCGGGAGCCAGTCCAGCGCCTCGTCAACCAGGGCACAGTCCTCCACAGCGGCCGTCAGATGTCCGAGGCGTCGGACAACGTCGTCGCTCCCCACGAGTACGGCCCCGAGACGACCAGACTGTTCATCCTCTCCGCCGCGCATCCGGAGCGGGACTTCGAGTGGACCGCGCGTAACGTCGGCGCCGCCTACGACCTCCAGCAGGACGTCCACGGGATGGTCGTCGACTTCCTGCAGCGCACGGAGGTCCGCCGCGATCGCGAGCCTCGAGACGACCACCTCGACCGAGCGGTCGACCGCGCGATCGACGCCGTCGCGGACCACTACGAGTCCTTCCGGTTCCACCGCGCCGTCACGGAGATCCGGGAACTCGCGAGTCTCTGTAACCGTTACAGCGCGTACGGTCTCCCACACGACGACGGCTACGAGCGCGCCCTGCAGGCGATCGCCGCGCTGATCGCGCCGCTCACGCCCTACCTCGGCGAGGAGCTGTGGAACCTGCTCCGCGCCGACGGTCTGGTCGTCGAAGCCGACTGGCCAGAACCGGAAACGGACGTCCCCACCGAGGATCGCGCCGCCGAGCGCCGCCTCGTCGACGACGTGCTCGCGGACGTGCGGGAGATCGTCGACGTCGTCGATATCGACGATCCCGAGCACGTCGAACTCGTCGTCGCTCAGGACTGGAAGTACCGGGCCTACGAGATCGCCCAGGAGGCCGGCCGCGACGAGCCGATCGTCGGGAATATCCGGGCCGACGAGGGCGTTCCGGACACCGACGCAGCAGCCGCCTTCGCCGGCGACCTCGCCAGCGAAGGCCAGGGCCTCGAACCGGTGGTCGACGGCGAGCGCGCGCTCGAACTGCTCGCCGACGCCGCGTGGCTCCTCGACGACGAGTTCGGCGCCGAGGTGACCGTCCGGCGGGCCGAGGACGGCGAGGACCTCGCGGCGAAGGCGGCGCCGCGCAAGCCCGCGATCCACGTCGAGTAG
- a CDS encoding O-acetylhomoserine aminocarboxypropyltransferase/cysteine synthase family protein, whose product MSDEDTPDPESHRRHRLGTRAVHAGQEEPDPATGARAPPIYQTSSYVFPDADDAAGRYALERGGHLYSRISNPTVEVLEERLASLENGAGAVATDSGMAALDSITLVLARAGDNVVCSTDTYGGTTTYLSKTAERRGIEARFVPTLDYEAYEEQIDEDTAYVHLETIGNPSLVTPDFERVAEIAHARNVPVVVDNTFATPALCRPLEHGADVVWNSTTKWLHGAGTTIGGAVIDGGDFDWAAGGYEELAGENPAYDGVDFSERFSDAPLAAAVRLRAVRSLGNQQTPFDAWQTLQGMETLSLRMRQHSENAAIVAEYLQEHEDVAWVAYPGLESHETHENARRYLGDPPEEASRGAGTAVDGYGGMIAFGLEEGFQAGKRFCERVELASFLANVGDAKTLVIHPASTTHAQLTEEEQLEAGVSPDLLRLSVGIEDPADILADVDAGIEAATE is encoded by the coding sequence ATGAGCGACGAGGACACACCGGACCCGGAGTCCCACCGACGCCACCGTCTCGGGACGCGGGCCGTCCACGCCGGCCAGGAGGAGCCCGATCCGGCGACGGGCGCCCGTGCACCGCCGATCTACCAGACGAGTTCCTACGTCTTCCCCGACGCCGACGACGCGGCGGGTCGGTACGCCCTCGAACGCGGTGGCCACCTCTACTCCCGGATCTCGAATCCCACGGTCGAAGTGCTCGAGGAGCGTCTCGCATCCCTCGAAAACGGCGCCGGCGCGGTCGCGACGGACAGCGGGATGGCGGCGCTCGACTCGATCACGCTCGTCCTCGCGAGAGCCGGCGACAACGTCGTCTGTTCGACGGACACCTACGGCGGGACGACGACCTACCTCTCGAAGACCGCCGAGCGGCGCGGAATCGAGGCCCGGTTCGTCCCGACGCTGGACTACGAGGCCTACGAGGAGCAGATCGACGAGGACACCGCCTACGTCCACCTCGAGACGATCGGCAATCCCTCGCTCGTCACGCCCGACTTCGAGCGCGTCGCCGAGATCGCTCACGCCCGGAACGTCCCCGTCGTCGTCGACAACACGTTCGCGACGCCGGCCCTCTGTCGCCCGCTCGAACACGGCGCCGACGTGGTCTGGAACTCGACGACGAAGTGGCTCCACGGCGCCGGAACGACGATCGGCGGCGCGGTGATCGACGGCGGCGACTTCGACTGGGCTGCAGGCGGCTACGAGGAACTCGCGGGGGAGAACCCCGCCTACGACGGCGTGGACTTCAGCGAGCGCTTTTCAGACGCACCGCTCGCCGCGGCAGTCCGCCTGCGCGCCGTCCGGAGTCTCGGTAATCAGCAGACGCCCTTCGACGCGTGGCAGACCCTCCAGGGGATGGAGACCCTCTCCCTCCGGATGCGCCAGCACAGTGAGAACGCCGCCATCGTCGCGGAGTATCTCCAGGAGCACGAGGACGTCGCGTGGGTCGCGTATCCGGGCCTGGAATCCCACGAGACCCACGAGAACGCCCGTCGGTATCTGGGGGATCCGCCGGAGGAGGCGAGCCGCGGCGCTGGCACCGCCGTCGACGGCTACGGCGGCATGATCGCCTTCGGCCTGGAGGAGGGGTTCCAGGCGGGCAAGCGCTTCTGCGAGCGAGTCGAGCTCGCTAGCTTCCTCGCGAACGTCGGCGACGCGAAGACGCTCGTGATCCATCCGGCGTCGACGACGCACGCGCAACTGACCGAGGAGGAGCAGTTGGAGGCCGGCGTCTCGCCGGACCTCCTGCGGCTGTCGGTGGGGATCGAGGATCCCGCCGACATTCTCGCAGACGTCGACGCCGGGATCGAGGCTGCGACGGAGTAG
- a CDS encoding 2'-5' RNA ligase family protein, whose product MTVIVGPTLPDPYSDRVETVWDDLVAAFGIDRYVNPYPHVTLYALDDVSDLQTVEDVVRDVAANHEPVPVHTDGIGVFPQNAVWLPVARSPELAALHRDVVAAVGDLGDAPVPFYDPARWFPHVGFALGLEDELTGEIVTYLLNYDFAWSFEFETIAITRPPEEGDEHELVAAVEL is encoded by the coding sequence ATGACGGTCATCGTCGGTCCCACGCTCCCGGATCCGTACTCCGACCGGGTCGAAACCGTCTGGGACGACCTCGTCGCTGCGTTCGGCATCGACCGGTACGTCAATCCCTATCCCCACGTCACGCTTTACGCGCTCGACGACGTCTCGGACCTCCAGACGGTCGAGGACGTGGTCCGGGACGTGGCGGCGAATCACGAACCTGTGCCCGTCCACACCGACGGGATCGGCGTCTTTCCCCAGAACGCAGTCTGGCTCCCGGTGGCTCGATCGCCGGAACTCGCAGCGCTGCACCGCGACGTCGTCGCTGCCGTCGGGGACCTCGGCGACGCGCCGGTTCCGTTCTACGACCCTGCGCGGTGGTTCCCGCACGTCGGGTTCGCGCTCGGACTCGAGGACGAGCTGACGGGTGAGATTGTGACGTATTTGCTGAATTACGACTTCGCGTGGTCGTTCGAGTTCGAGACGATCGCGATCACCCGTCCGCCGGAGGAGGGCGACGAACACGAACTGGTGGCCGCGGTCGAGCTGTAG
- the metX gene encoding homoserine O-acetyltransferase, with translation MSTTVATEDLGEFQFECGESIPNLEVAYETYGEFTGDNAVLVCHALTGSAHVAKRQFDGDEDDALADVPETEGQAQSWWSDVVGPGKAIDTNEYYVVCVNDPGSCYGTTGPASENPETGEPYGTDFPPVTVGDWTRVQREVLDSLGVGRLHAVVGGSVGGMNVLDWVSRYPDDVRRAVPIAAAPRLDAQSLAIEAIAQRAITSDCNWNEGHYYGEDQPDPTHGLQIARQLGHVLYLSKASMEERFGRRAAGREAERDTFPSDPAADFFPYRDVESYLDYNARKFAERFDANSYLYLTRAMDNFDLASGYEDDADALAAFTGEALVMSFTADWHFTVAQAAELADAFRETDARVAHHVAESDHGHDAFLVEPETVGPPLADFLEAGVEGKAVTDADGDVPEQDTIPPVHSSLF, from the coding sequence ATGTCGACGACGGTAGCGACCGAGGACCTCGGGGAGTTCCAGTTCGAGTGCGGCGAATCGATCCCGAACCTCGAGGTCGCCTACGAGACCTACGGCGAGTTCACCGGCGACAACGCCGTCCTCGTTTGCCACGCCCTGACCGGGAGCGCCCACGTCGCGAAGCGCCAGTTCGACGGCGACGAGGACGACGCGCTCGCCGACGTCCCGGAGACCGAGGGCCAGGCCCAGAGCTGGTGGTCCGACGTCGTCGGCCCCGGCAAGGCCATCGACACGAACGAGTACTACGTCGTCTGCGTGAACGATCCGGGCTCCTGCTACGGCACGACTGGGCCCGCGAGCGAGAACCCCGAGACTGGCGAGCCCTACGGCACCGACTTCCCGCCGGTCACCGTCGGCGACTGGACGCGGGTCCAGCGCGAGGTGCTGGACTCGCTGGGCGTCGGGCGCCTCCACGCCGTCGTCGGCGGCTCCGTCGGCGGGATGAACGTCCTCGACTGGGTCAGCCGCTATCCCGACGACGTCCGGCGAGCAGTGCCGATCGCCGCCGCGCCCAGACTCGACGCCCAGTCGCTCGCGATCGAGGCGATCGCACAGCGCGCGATCACCAGCGACTGCAACTGGAACGAGGGCCACTACTACGGCGAAGACCAGCCCGACCCAACCCACGGCCTCCAGATCGCCCGACAGCTCGGTCACGTGCTCTACCTCTCGAAGGCCTCGATGGAGGAGCGCTTCGGCCGGCGGGCTGCCGGGCGAGAGGCCGAACGGGACACGTTCCCCTCCGACCCCGCCGCGGACTTCTTCCCCTACCGCGACGTCGAGTCCTATCTGGACTACAACGCTCGCAAGTTCGCCGAGCGCTTCGACGCGAACAGCTACCTCTATCTCACCCGGGCGATGGACAACTTCGACCTCGCCTCCGGCTACGAGGACGACGCCGACGCGCTCGCGGCGTTCACCGGCGAGGCGCTCGTCATGAGCTTCACCGCAGACTGGCACTTCACCGTCGCACAGGCCGCCGAACTCGCCGACGCCTTCCGCGAGACCGACGCTCGCGTCGCCCACCACGTCGCCGAGTCCGACCACGGCCACGATGCCTTCCTCGTCGAACCCGAGACCGTCGGCCCGCCGTTGGCGGACTTCCTCGAAGCGGGCGTCGAAGGGAAGGCGGTCACGGACGCAGACGGCGACGTGCCCGAACAGGACACGATCCCGCCGGTGCACTCGAGTCTGTTCTGA
- a CDS encoding histidine kinase N-terminal 7TM domain-containing protein: MPVSPLVVLSLLSGVLCLVSGWLVRGRWAKPGALWFQIGALASACWSIGYGVGLLVFDSRLRQLFEIPIWLGHGVGPVAFFLFVAAYTGRRTILDRPIVAGLFVVPAITMVAVLTSGEHALMWTDYRIDAALGAATVTYEKQPWLYVHKAYSYAVLLAAGAILLAVLVDRDALYTIQATLLMGVVVSLGAGSLAWVIGIGPYPQVTTTPLLFGWVFAIAAAVFFRAPLFDSPPAARRLGRERLLSEFGDGVVVVDDEGRIVEANPAAIALLGSAADDDLVGRSIDEIGGVPADSAESSIPLEQGRHRVELQTASGRQPFEITISPVRDESGSLLGRTLVFQDVSEETRRRQQLSVLNRVLRHNLRNDMTVVRAFAEELADSAPDERRADMAETILEEADGLLSLGEQARTIEESLADPDRPVEPIELEPIVDDVVEPYRDSAEVTVDVPEGYVLETDPRSLAAVLTAAVDNAVEHSSADRPAVTIAANHDAGRARITVSDDGPGIPDHELEPIRAGTETDLEHGSGLGLWLITWGAGSLGGEVSFHTGDDAGPGDGGTTIELELPGTDTSEQSP, encoded by the coding sequence ATGCCGGTCTCCCCGCTGGTCGTCCTCTCCCTCCTCTCCGGCGTTCTCTGCCTGGTCTCGGGGTGGCTCGTCCGGGGCCGGTGGGCGAAACCCGGTGCGCTCTGGTTCCAGATCGGCGCGCTCGCCTCTGCCTGCTGGTCGATCGGGTACGGCGTCGGCCTGCTGGTCTTCGATTCCCGGCTCCGCCAGCTGTTCGAAATCCCGATCTGGCTCGGTCACGGCGTCGGGCCGGTCGCCTTCTTCCTCTTCGTCGCCGCCTACACCGGTCGCCGGACCATTCTGGACCGGCCGATCGTGGCCGGGCTCTTCGTGGTGCCAGCGATCACGATGGTCGCGGTGCTCACGAGCGGCGAGCACGCCCTCATGTGGACTGACTACCGGATCGACGCGGCCCTCGGCGCGGCGACGGTCACCTACGAGAAGCAGCCCTGGCTCTACGTCCACAAGGCGTACTCCTACGCCGTCTTGCTCGCGGCGGGCGCGATCTTGCTTGCGGTGCTCGTCGATCGCGACGCGCTCTACACTATCCAGGCGACGCTGCTGATGGGCGTCGTGGTCTCCCTGGGCGCCGGGAGTCTGGCGTGGGTGATCGGCATCGGGCCGTACCCGCAGGTGACGACCACGCCGCTGCTGTTCGGCTGGGTGTTCGCGATCGCAGCGGCGGTGTTCTTCCGCGCGCCGCTGTTCGACTCGCCGCCAGCCGCTCGCCGGCTCGGACGGGAGCGTCTGCTCTCCGAGTTCGGGGACGGCGTCGTCGTTGTCGACGACGAGGGGCGAATCGTCGAGGCCAACCCGGCGGCGATCGCGTTGCTCGGATCGGCGGCGGACGACGACCTCGTGGGCCGGTCGATCGACGAGATCGGCGGCGTGCCCGCCGACTCCGCCGAGTCCAGCATTCCGCTCGAGCAGGGCCGTCACAGGGTCGAACTCCAGACGGCTTCCGGTCGGCAACCCTTCGAGATCACCATCTCGCCGGTGCGCGACGAGTCCGGGTCGCTGCTGGGTCGCACGCTCGTCTTCCAGGACGTCAGCGAGGAGACCCGCCGCCGGCAGCAACTCTCGGTGCTCAACCGCGTCCTGCGGCACAACCTCCGGAACGACATGACCGTCGTCCGGGCGTTCGCCGAGGAACTCGCCGATTCGGCCCCGGACGAGCGACGCGCCGACATGGCCGAGACGATTCTCGAGGAGGCCGACGGGCTGCTCTCGCTCGGCGAGCAGGCCCGGACGATCGAGGAGTCGCTCGCGGATCCGGATCGGCCGGTCGAGCCGATCGAACTGGAACCGATCGTCGACGACGTCGTCGAGCCCTATCGCGACTCGGCGGAGGTTACCGTCGACGTGCCCGAGGGCTACGTGCTGGAGACGGATCCTCGATCGTTGGCCGCTGTACTGACGGCTGCCGTCGACAACGCCGTCGAGCACTCCTCCGCCGACCGACCCGCTGTGACGATCGCAGCGAACCACGACGCTGGCCGGGCTCGGATCACCGTGAGCGACGACGGGCCCGGGATTCCCGACCACGAACTGGAGCCGATCCGCGCTGGGACGGAGACGGACCTCGAACACGGCAGCGGACTGGGCCTGTGGCTGATCACCTGGGGCGCGGGAAGTCTCGGTGGCGAGGTCAGCTTTCACACCGGTGACGACGCTGGGCCGGGCGACGGAGGGACGACGATCGAACTGGAGCTTCCGGGAACCGATACCTCGGAGCAGTCACCGTAG
- the serB gene encoding phosphoserine phosphatase SerB has product MTLFAFDFDGTLSDSEMTVLLGSQYGVADQMDSITEQAMNDEIEYAESLRQRAALLEDLPDEKAQAAFEEVVLRPGAAEVIADLREAGHHVAILTGGFERGVAEALTKEGVDVDTIVANRLPVEDDALTGEVRGSLIEGTKDEALELLVDDQDLDIGDTVAVGDGANDLPMLQAAGWAIGFEPKEAVAPHCDVEVTTMEALRAELIAEGHLEA; this is encoded by the coding sequence ATGACCCTGTTCGCGTTCGACTTCGACGGCACGCTCTCGGACTCGGAGATGACGGTGCTCCTCGGCTCCCAGTACGGCGTCGCCGACCAGATGGACTCGATAACGGAGCAGGCGATGAACGACGAGATCGAGTACGCAGAGAGCCTGCGCCAGCGCGCGGCCCTCCTCGAGGACCTCCCTGACGAGAAGGCCCAGGCGGCCTTCGAGGAGGTCGTGCTCCGCCCCGGCGCCGCCGAGGTCATCGCGGACCTCCGCGAAGCGGGTCACCACGTCGCGATCCTCACCGGCGGGTTCGAGCGCGGCGTCGCCGAGGCGCTGACGAAGGAGGGCGTCGACGTGGACACGATCGTCGCGAACCGCCTGCCCGTCGAGGACGACGCCCTCACCGGCGAGGTCCGGGGCTCGCTGATCGAGGGGACGAAGGACGAGGCTTTGGAGCTACTCGTCGACGATCAGGACCTCGACATCGGCGACACCGTCGCGGTCGGCGACGGCGCGAACGACCTCCCGATGCTGCAAGCCGCGGGCTGGGCGATCGGGTTCGAGCCGAAGGAGGCCGTCGCGCCCCACTGCGACGTCGAGGTGACGACGATGGAAGCACTGCGGGCGGAGCTGATCGCGGAAGGGCACCTCGAAGCCTGA
- the ilvA gene encoding threonine ammonia-lyase — MLSLSDVEAARERVAETARDTPLKQSHTFSAMTGADVNLKLENFQRTGAFKIRGATNRIKTLTPEQQAAGVVTASAGNHAQGVALAASRLGVDAKIVMPEYAPISKLQATRSYGATVELHGLDYAEAAERAHEIEQEEDRTYVEAFDDEQIMAGQGTIGLEILEQCPDVETVVVSVGGGGLISGVATAIKERRPEVRVIGVQAEGASSLAQSLDKGEIYERDSVDTMADGIATRRVGDLTFDVIEERVDEVVTVSDPEIAMAVLYLLERSKTLVEGAGAAPLAAILQESFRFAEDETIVPLLSGGNLDLNTLTTVIVRGLVETGRYVKLQTVLKDRPGALDDLISILSAQKANIYRIQHDRSSRDIDMNAAEVELDLETRGHEHVAELLDAMEDRGYEVELLV; from the coding sequence ATGCTCTCTCTGTCCGACGTCGAGGCGGCGCGCGAGCGGGTCGCCGAGACGGCACGCGACACGCCGCTCAAGCAGTCCCACACTTTCTCCGCGATGACCGGTGCGGACGTCAACCTCAAACTCGAGAACTTCCAGCGCACGGGAGCGTTCAAGATCCGGGGCGCGACGAATCGGATCAAGACGCTCACGCCAGAACAGCAGGCAGCGGGCGTGGTGACTGCCAGCGCCGGGAACCACGCGCAGGGGGTCGCCCTCGCCGCTTCCCGGCTCGGTGTCGACGCGAAGATCGTGATGCCGGAGTACGCGCCGATCTCGAAGCTCCAGGCCACGCGATCCTACGGCGCGACCGTCGAGTTGCACGGGCTGGACTACGCGGAGGCCGCCGAGCGCGCCCACGAGATCGAACAGGAGGAGGATCGGACGTACGTCGAAGCCTTCGACGACGAGCAGATCATGGCGGGGCAGGGCACCATCGGGCTCGAGATCCTCGAGCAGTGCCCCGACGTCGAGACGGTCGTCGTCAGCGTCGGTGGCGGCGGCCTGATCAGCGGCGTCGCGACAGCGATCAAGGAACGGCGCCCGGAGGTCCGGGTGATCGGCGTCCAGGCGGAGGGGGCCTCGAGCCTCGCGCAGTCCCTCGACAAGGGCGAGATCTACGAGCGAGACTCCGTCGACACGATGGCCGACGGCATCGCCACCCGCCGCGTCGGCGACCTGACCTTCGATGTCATCGAAGAACGCGTCGACGAGGTCGTCACCGTCTCCGACCCGGAAATCGCGATGGCGGTCCTCTACTTGCTCGAGCGCTCGAAGACGCTCGTCGAAGGCGCTGGCGCCGCCCCGCTGGCGGCGATCCTGCAGGAGAGCTTCCGGTTCGCCGAGGACGAGACGATCGTTCCCCTGCTGAGTGGCGGTAACCTCGACCTCAACACGCTCACCACCGTGATCGTCCGCGGTCTCGTCGAGACCGGCCGGTACGTCAAACTCCAGACGGTGCTGAAGGACCGCCCCGGCGCGCTCGACGACCTGATCTCGATCCTCTCCGCCCAGAAGGCCAACATCTACCGGATCCAGCACGACCGCAGCTCCCGCGACATCGACATGAACGCCGCCGAGGTCGAACTCGACCTGGAAACCCGCGGCCACGAGCACGTCGCCGAACTCCTCGACGCGATGGAGGATCGCGGCTACGAGGTCGAACTGCTCGTCTGA